The stretch of DNA GGTTGATCAACCACGGTGTTCCTATTTAACTCGTTCTTACAACATTTAATGTTTGGGTGTTACTCATGTTTTTTTGTATTTCTTAGGGTCTCCGCGCGTCCCCTCTCATCTACTAGTGGTGATACATGCATCTGCGCCAAGGAAGAGGCGCATGGGCAGCGTGAAGGGTAAGTTACACGGTGGCATCTAGAAGTAGTGGAAGACATGCTCTAACGAACTAGATTCACCAAATGAAACACGCTAGACTCGGGAGTATATTTCTTTTGttcttttttttttgtttttttgttcgGCTTGCTATGTTTAGACTTGCATTTCTTGAAAGAGAGTTTTTACGGTACATCATACTACCGGAAATAGTGGGTAGTATATAATTGATCCGACAGTTATTATTAATTCCTCATTTTTTTGCTCCAGGACATTTCGGTAATTAACAATTAGAGTTCGGGACTAGTAATTAATGACAATAGTAAAGCCTCCTCGGCCGCACAGGGCCGGCCGCTCTGCGTCGAACGGCCTCCCGCCACCGACCCGAGATCTTCCTCCCATGCGTCCCCAGCGTCGACGCAGCCGCCCAGCCCAGCCCGGTGGCCCTCTCCTTGTCTGCATGTACTCGGCCGGCGCCCTGAGATCGCTTCCTCTCTTGCCCTCTCTCCGTCGAACGTACGTCGGCCGGCACCCACTAATCTAAGATATTACACAAAGGCACATGGTATAGCACTAGCAGGAGTAGTAGACACAAGAACATATCACAGAACAGCACCACACACGAACGGGCATCGCACACAAAGCACACGCAGCACGCTGGACAAGCGCGCACGCACACACAGACAGAGAGAGTACGCACGCCAGGCACGCTGCACGCACGCGTAATAGCAGGACGCAACAGACGCTTGCAGATAACAGAGGAAAGGGCAGAGGGAGGTAGGGAAGGAGAGGGCAGAGGAGGATAGAGGCGGAGGGCGTTTCCTCGGCATCGGTGCGGGGCTCGAGGTGGCGTCCGTGCAGTCGTGGTGCAGTGGGCCGGCGCGGGGCAGGCTGGACGTGGGCAATGGCGACTCCGTGAAATTCCAGCTCTGTCGTCCCCTTATTCTGAAAGGGATCTGCCTACAGGATTTGGTTAACAGTAAACTACCCAAAACGCCCCTAATTACTTAATATACTACCGAAAATTTGATGTAGTATTGCCTCGTCTGAACCGTTGAACCATAGAAATAAACGGCTCCAGTTTAATTGAGGTACCGTAAAAGGTCTCTTTCTGAAATCATCAACTGTAGCCAACTTTTAATCTGTAGTTTATATACGGTGTTAGGTGAATCGTTGGATGTTGAACAATGGCTTAAAAAAAGGACCATCATAAGAGTATTCCTGCCAACTATATAAGCGGATATACTTCAAACATCTCTTTTATGGCTTGACTATTTCGCTGCCAGAATTTCCCTAGACCCTGGCCACCATAAGCAGCTGCATATCGTCGATGTAGAAACTCAGGTACTCTATTGAAATCGTACAGTTTCATGGCAGCAATTGTTTTTACGCCAGAGTGTGTAAGTTATGAAATACAGGGTGAGGTGGAGATGTTGATTTGCTGAAGGGTGGTGATCTGAAGGAGGCCTTGAGACTGGAGGATTGGCCAGGAAGTAGTGTAAGGACGGCTCTCTATTCGCTGGGACGGCTCTCTGTTTTCCTGCGATGTGAAGTTTCTGAGGCCttttttggttcataggataggattattgTAAGAATAGGAATTTTGTAGGAAAtaagatgacatgtatctcaaatcctatgagtaggaataagaaacgagatgtcatttgtttgacaccaaaggaatttttcTATTGAGTCTAGActcatttttattttcctataaaatgtggaggataggaaccaatcctattAAGAATAAGAATCCATTCCTAtaaaccaaagggctctaaaggaaaaaatcctataagaatcctatcctctaaaattcatatgaaatttcttcaaaccaaaggaggcctcaAGAATGTTGGTTTAAACCCTGAGGTATGGGTGTTTGTTTGTACCAGAAGTCTGTGAGCTGGTGATCTGTACTGCTTCCGAACATTTTTGTTTGGCTGAGCCGTGTACTCTGAACTTGACAGACAGCGATTCAGCCTAGCCTAATGTTCTGGCAGTTGCTCTTGGTTCTGTTTATAAGTAGTCGTTCGTAATTTTATCTCTTTGAGCCAACCAAACTGTTGAAAGAAAGAAAATGGTACTGTCTTCAGAGCCCGCCTCAGTCTCCGTGTACTCTGAAGAAAAGTTCGTGAGTAATAACTAGATGAAAAAAACAAAAGAGAACTTCAGAGCCCGTCTCAGTCTCCGTGTACTCTGAAGAAAAGTTTGTGAGTAATAACTAGatggaaaaaaaacaaaaaagaacgACGACCACAGTGGGAGTCGAACCCACGACCTTCTGATCCGAAGTCAGACGCGCTAATCCACTGCGCTATGCGGTCACGATGACATTTCTACGTCCGTACTGGTTAGGACACGAAAATATTTGAAATCTAATGTGTGTTTTTTTTAGCGATGCCAAAAGAGATATTTGAAACAAGAACGTACTACTGCGGATCACAGTCGCTCAAATAGAGATAAAAGTCAAAATCCAAATTCAGAACGCAAAAAGGGAACGAAAAGTACATTCTGACATGGATGCACGGCTTCGAAGGGGAAGAGTCCAAAGCATACATTTTTGCTTGATATGCAGCATTCGTGGGCCAGGCTAACCCACCGGTTAGCTAACACAATTAACTAGCCTAGGCCGGCGGTTAGGTAGCAGTGTAGTTTCTAGTGGTGTCTTTTGCTCTGTCAATTTGTATATGCATCTAAAAAAAAAGGTGGAAATCATGCGAAGCTACTGCGTACGTACCTCGTGCTGCGGATGGATCGATGGATCAATGGATGGAGCTTTCCGAGCGATGGAGCTGTCTACGTGGTACCAGTGTACTAGTTTAGAGCAAACTAAATTAACCCAGTGTGCAAGTGGTAGTATATTTTTTGGGTATGGACCTACCTACCTTGGCTTGATTTCTCCTGATCCATCCATCTTATCGTATCACTGATCCATCCATCTTATCGTATCAATAAATCATGACACCTCCACCCAAATCCACCAAAAATATCCTAGCTAGATAAATCCCTGTGAAAGGGAAAGAAGTTTGctttccatatatatatatatattttttttgtGGGAAAACATCCAATGTCTTAACCTTCAATCATGGCAATACAACGAACACCATAAATAAATAagaaaaattacatccagattcatagaccacctagcgacgactacaagcaccgAAGCGAGCCAAAGGCGTGCTACCGTCATCGCCCATCCCTTATCGGAGTCGGACAAAACTTGTTGTAGTTGACAGTCCGGAATTCTTCATGCTAAGGACCTATACGACCAGCGCACCATAACAACAACTGCCACCGATGAAGAGTGGAAAAGATTAAAAGGATCACACATACGGAGATGGACGATGCAGATCCGCCGGaaacacacctccacacgcccaccaaCGATACTAGATGCACCACTAGAACTGAGCTAGGCGGGAAGAACCTTATTTCATTATCAGGGAGCCACCGCCGTCTCGCCTTCTTGAGCAGGATACAAACCCTAAAAAATCATAAACACATCTAAACACCGGGCCCTCCCATCAATAGGGGCCGGGATCCATCATGCTCCCATGGCCCTAAAGCCACCGGGGACGAGGCAGACCGGCGCCTGTGGGAGGCGGATAAACCCTATTTTTTTAGGGGAGGAGGCGGCTTGTCCACGTCCGCATGTTGCCAGTTTCCGACCTAGTTTGTTTTTCCATATGATAATGTTGTGCACAATAAGGCTTTGTACATGAAAAACATTTACAAGTTATGTTTTTCATGTGTACCCTGGGATGAGTACATATATAATCCAAAAAATTGACACCCTCCTTTCTTATGATGGAAGATTCTTGCTCATCAAATCAGTCTTCTCTGAACTGCCAACTTTTTCCATGTGTACCCTGGCTCTGCTAGTTCGAGTAATTGATCAAATCAACAAATATGTGTAGAATTTCCTATGAAGAAAGTATGGTGTGGAGGATAAGGGCACTGCTCTGACTGCTTGGTCTAAAGTTTGCAAACCAAAACAACAAGGAGGTCTTCGAATACTAGATATTGTTGTACATAATAAGGCTGTGCTCATGCAAAACATTTACAAGTTCCTAAACAAAGAAGATATCCCCTGGATCAAGCTCATTTGGGAGAAGTACTATCAGAGAAATGCACCTCTGGGCAAACCAGAAGGATCACTTTGATGGAAGGCCCACCTTTCGCTCTGGAATGATTTTAAGGAAGCCAGTGCATGTAAAATCACATCTTGACAATCTGTTCCGATCTGGAAGCATAACTGGGAAGGGGAAGATCTACAACAAAATTTTCCTGAACTGCACTCCTATGCAATTGATGACTCACCTTCCTTGCAGAAATTCAGTGATTCTCATGATTGGACGGAACATTTTCACCTAGCAATGTCCACTGAAACTTTTGAGCAGTTCAACAAGATGAGAGAAATCATCCCAGAGGTGGATCCCAGCAGCAAGGATAAATGGATATGCAATGGTAGAACTAACATATATTCATCCATGCAAATGTACATCATGCTGACGGGAGATGAAGTGGGGCATCCTATTTTCAGCTTAATCTGGAGCAGTTCCAGTAGACTCAAGCATAAGATCTTCTTTTGGTTGGTTGCCCACTACAAAATTAACACAAGAGCTCTTCTAAAGAGCAAAATAATGCATTTGGACAACGGAAAATGCCATCGGAGGCCGAGCTCCAGTGAGCTcgtttttattttttatttttctggagcatgaaaattttcaaatttattttttGAACACACATGCACATGTATACTATGTATATGCAAAATTTCACAGTATTATACGTTTACATGTGGCCTACAGGAAAAAGACAAATACACATTTTTAATGGgccttttatttttgttattggGCCAGAAATTTGTTATTTTTGTACAGCCTATAAATCACAACATTTTTCGACGAAATTTAACACGTTCTTACGGAATACATATAAGTTTTCATGatatttttttcagatttttttggaACTTTTAAATATGctttttgattttttcaaaataCCGAGCTCActggagctcggcctccaaaaATCTGCACTCATTTGGACAACCCTTTTTGTCCTAATTGTAGTCAGATGGCAGAGGAAACCACCATGCACCGGCTCTTGAACTGTAACTTTGCACAAGAATGTTGGAACACTCTGATCCCTAGCAAGAAGAGAGGCGCCTCAGTGTATGAGGAAATCATGTTTGCCACTGAATTACTCCCTAAGTATTTTGCTCCAGAAATTGTCATTTTGGGATGCTGGAATATTTGGACACAGAGAAATGGGAAAAAAAATTCAGAGCTCAACAATAATCCATCCAGGCCCGGAGATTCTATCTTAAACAAGACCTCAAGCTGCTACGATTTAAAGTTCAAGAGAAGCATGTTCAAGAACTCTCACAGTGGATAGACAATAGTATGTAATCCCATCTGGAGGGCCTTTTTCTATATCAGGCATTGGCTAGCCTTTTCCCTTCTGGAGGGCCTTTCTTTATTTTGTTCCTtttttctccccccccccccccccccccccccccatgtaATATACTTTTTTGATTAATGAAGATTTACTATAGAACAATTGTTCTATGCTTTACGGGTGAAAGAAAGTGATACATCTTATCTTTGTGGTAGATCGATGTATCTATCTAAAAATGTCCATCGGAGCAGAATCAAAACATCCGTGACTCCCCACAAAATAAGAAATGAAAAAAATTCCAGCACCAGCATAAGTTCGTTCCTCAGCATGCTTTTTTTAAATCAACCTTTTCCATTTTTTTTGttccttctttcttcttctttttctctcGCAATTAGATACTTTTACTCCCTGCAAGAAAAAAAGGAATGCTTTTGAGAATGATGAAAATATTGGAACGAATAATTATAGAAATAAACTCTGACAAACTGTAATTTCAATGAGTTCTTTATTAAACTATTATTATGCACATAAAGGGTCGAATAGAGAGAAATACATAGAACAAACGCAATGGAACTGGTCAGCGCTGGTGAATGGTAGAAATGTTTATACCGTGCTGTGCTGATCGCTACAGATGCACCCTTTCGAGTAACTAATTAAACACTGGCTCGTAATCAAGAAGCTAGCAAGGTCGGTGGTTAGCAAATATACATTTGAAGCGTAAGTTGTTAATCAAGTGATGTCTTTTGGCTTTTGCTATGTTTGTAGCTAAGTAGGAAACCGTGCGGAAGCTACTCGTGGATGGAGCTTTCTGACAGATGAGTGTTGTTGTTTTCTGTACATTGCCAATCGCTTTGACAGCAGGGTCGTCGTGTAGAGCCCCTCTCAGTGTGCATATACTACTACGTACTCCTATCCAAAGGAGTAGTATATATTTTAGTTTCGGACCTACTTTAGGCTTGATTTTCCTGGTAGACGGATCGATCTTATCGTATCAATCATGACACCTCCACCCAAACCAACGAAAATCAATTAACAAGAAGGAATGAATTCTCTACCGATCTCTCTGATAGGGAAATAAGATGTTTTTCTCAATAATATATGCAAAGTTGACGTTGAATCAAGCTTGGTGGCCATGAAATTCCACAAATCCGTCATTTGTTTACTGGTAATGCCTTTGTCGTCAACTTGGAAGAAGAATTTCGTCTTTCACTGCCGTACGTTGATGTGCATGGCTAGCTAATGACGTGTCTCTGCTTTTTCGGCAAAGATTAGGTGTATTTGCTAGTGTGATGAGAAAGAGGATACTATAAGTATAAATAATCCAAAACCAAAAATGTGATACCCAGTGTCATCTTAATCTGTGGTCGATGGATCAGAGCAGCTAGCACGGCTCTCCATTAAACAatgacaagcaggacggcaccacCAGGATATGTTCGATTCTACACTTTCTTCCCCACTCACCTTTGATTTTCCCTTTTGTTTTCTCTCGATATTTTGGTTGCGCTCCTCCCTACGCGTGGCTGAGTGCACCGTCTACGCGTGGTTTCGAAATTCAGACAAGAAAGCAGAGCAAGGTAAAAAAAAAGGAACTGTAGTACTCCAGTAGATACTTATCTCAATTCAGAGTACAGGCGTCGAAAATCCATGGGTGCACATGCATGCCAAGGCAAGGAGCTTCAATGCCGTTTCTTTTAAAGAACGAAAAAGGAAAGAAATATGGAGGTATTACGTGCGTGGCAGCCGTCCATCTCGCTCGAGGTTCTAATTCTACTACGTACTTCGATCGAGTGATCCGCCATGGGCGACCACTGGTTGGCGCGTTCAGATTTCAGAAGGAAGGGGAGGCGCGGGGCGGGCACGGCTGCGACGGCCAGAACTGCGCGGGCTTGACCTTGGAGACGCTGGTGAGCACGCCCAGCGGCGTCACGTCGCCCACCACCGTCACCTTCTTGCTCGGGATGTCGATGTCGAACGACGTCACGCCCTCCATCTTGGCGATGTGCTTCTTCACCTTGCCCGCGCACCCCTTGCAGTGCAGCGACACGCGCAGCACCACCACCTGCGTCGTCCTCGCTGCCGCCGTCGTCGAGGACGACcgcgccagcgccgccgccttgTGCTGCTCCGTGTCTTGGACGGCCGTGATCTCTGATGACGGCGAAGCAGAGGAGGACGTCCCTGACGACGAAGACTCTGCTTGGTGCACAGTCGACGGCGGCGCGTCCTTGGCGAAGGGAGCCGGCAGGGAGGCGTCGGCCGGGAACGCGTCGATGAAGGACGGCGGCGGAGGCTTCCCTTTGCCGCCGGGGAACGCGTCGATGAaggacggcggcggaggcgggggCAACGCGAGGACGTCGAGGTCGTCGGACTGCAGCCgggaggagttgaggaggaaccTGGAGGAGGTGGCCGGGCTGACCAGCCTCTTCTCCGAAGATCTAGTACCGCCACTGATACCAGCAGCACCAGCAGTggtgctcttcttcttcttcttggtgcCGTGGCCGTGCAGCTGGTGCTGGGAGTCCTCTGAGAGCGCCGAGTCTTTGGTGGTGCTACTGGTGCTTGGCCTTGGCGGCTTGGAGGTGGAGGAGCGGTGTGGGTCGCGGAGCCGCGGCGAGTGGCGGTCGATGGCCCGGCCGCTGCTGCCGACGATGGCGCCGGCGCCGGTGGAGGCGATGATGTTGGTGGCGTCGGCGGAGGAGCAGGAGATGGAGATGGACGGCAGGCCCAGACGCTTGTGCACGCCCTTGAGAAGCAGAGACGCCATGGAACGAAGCAAGATGGCCGGCCCGATTACTCTGAGTCTCTCTCTGGGTCTGGGTTGGTGGTGCACAATGAAATGAAATGAATGGtgattctcttcttcttcttctcggcGAGAAAGGAGCTTTTAAACTTGGGGCTTTGGAAGGAAGGTGCCAAAGCAAAAGCCAAAACCGCTACCATGGAGTGTACTCTGCTTCTTGGGTTGACGTGGGACATGTACGTGGCACAACCTGTGTGACCACGTGTGCGTGCTGCTCCAGCATATGCAAGCATGCTCTGATCCAGCTGGACGGTTTCGGACCGTAGTGAGTGAGTTAGTCAGTGAGTGTGCTACTGGCCACTAGCTTCACCTACCGACTGTACCTACCAGCCGGACAAGACCAGCAGAGCTGTGCATCTGCATGCACGCTGACTGACATCATCAGTCGGCAGGTACGTGTACTGCCTGTCTGGAATCAGCCCGTTACATATcgacagcagcagcagcagcagcagtgtcTATCGCGTAATCAGCAGCAGGAGGATCTAATCTGTACGTGCCGTAAATTTTGCTGACGAACAAGCTCTGGACCTGTCTGCACTAGTTTGAGAGCCGACTAGTTTAAAGGCGACGCAGCTGAGAGCCTGAGATGGCATCCACGACGGACGGCCGGACGCGCGTGCCTAGAGATTCGACGTTGATATATAGATGGTGCCAAATCTGCACCGGAATACTAGCCGGTGCGCTAGATCGTGGAACTATTTCACTGCTGATAGTAATGCATATCACTAGTTTAAACATGACACACACAGCTGAGATGGCATCCACGACGGACGCGCGTGTGCAGTAGCCTAGAGATTCGATGCAGctgcacatgcatgcatgcgagCCCGCACGTAGAGAGAGATTCACTGTGACAGATCATGGAGCTACTTCAGTGCTAATACTATGTACTGCACATCTTCGTCTCTGACATAAATAAACATACATGTATCGCATCCGATGTTCATATTCAGATACGTTAGCGTAGAATGAAAATAGGGACCGCCTATCCCTCAATGGACTgaaaatttcagaaaatagtGTCAGTTGATTCCCTCAGGTCCGAACGATCCTACCGAGCAAGTCAAATACAGCTAGCACACTGCACACGCATATGTATAGAGCTAAAGACACGTAGGCATCGACTTGTACAGCTTGGTCGATCGGATTACTGCTCGTCGCCATTCATCCATCCATCAAAATCGTATAGTACAAGTCAGTCAGAAGAAGAATAGGGAGAAAGGGACCCGAATATATTCGAGACATTTGGTGCAACAGCCGCCACTCTTTCTTCCTCCGTGGCCGGGAGAAGGAGAAAAGGACCCGAGAGGAGCACGGCGAACTTTCTTCGTAGTCTGCTGTAAGAAACAGCTACACATGTCATTATGTCACTGTCCACCTTTTATTTTGTTGACATTTATACACGACCAGCGAGGAAGCAACGCAAAATTATTTACTTACGCGTGTGATCGATTTGGTGCAGATCACCGCTGCTGACCGGTTTGTCTAACGTCTTTGTTTGGTGAAATGCATGGATTACAATTTGATCATACTATTATAAATTGGTGCACTACTCATTAGTCGTCGTAGTTGTTGGTGTTCCGTTATTTTCTTACTACTCAATTACTATTACAACTAATCATGACTTGTACCAAGCTCCATCGAACTTGCATTGCATGATCTAGCATTATTTTGTAAAGACATTTCTTTTATTTACTTAAAAGGTGCCACAAGGAAAGCTTGCAGGAAGCTAAAAAAAGACGCACTAAACATGGACCACGTGTAACGCCGAGCTAGATGCACGCGTACCTGAAATTAGGCAGCGGCGGGAGACGGCTAGAAAGGAAGAATACACCAACATATTCCAAGGAAAGGTGGTGTTGCTATACATATATGTAGCACAGTTAGCTGGCACAATGGTCAAAATGATCCCTTAATTTGTGCACCACAACTTGCCACTTCTTGTCCAATATGGAAGAAAAGCCAATGACTGCACCAATCCCTAGGCAAATTTTAATTTACTTTTTGGTGTAATCATGGCCGGCCTGCATGCATCCTCGTCCGGAGAAGCTGCACTGAAACAATGGCAGGTAGACGCAGGTGTATATTGTCTCCTTAATTTCTGCCCTTTTGGGGAGTAGGAGCCTTTTCCAGATGCATCTTTTTTCTCTTTCTATATCTACCTCGTCACAGGTACACCAGAGCTACCTCAACAAAAACACAAATGGCTATCACCTCATTTGAGCAACTCATCGGCTTCCTCTATAGTCTACGCGTCCGCGGCGCGGTGCGACACCATCCCCGGCGCTCCCGCTGGCAGCCCATTGGCTGCTATTCTCTCCAGTCTCACCGTCCGCGACGCTTCTGTTGTTCGCAACATTATCGCTACGACCACGGGGGATATTAGAGATATATTTGAGCTACATGTATTTGGTAGTTTAGGATTTGTAATCCTTCTCCTACCTTATCTCTACGAGAGGCTTCTTGCCCTTCAAATCTATACTCCTATATATACTCGCCGTGAGGCTCAATAGAACATCCATCATATTCCGCCAATCTTCTCTCTATTCACTTCTAACACTTTTTTCCCGGTGAATTTGCTCTACAAAAGTCAAAGTGTGCCTTCCTTCGAGGTAGCATGGTGTTTAAGTTTAACACTCTACTACCAATGAGTATAGTAATTTTTTTAGAATTCTATTTTAACTGCACAACGAAAACAGCCAGTAAAATCATATACATCCAAAATGTAAACTGAAATATCTTCAGCCACATTTTGGTTATACATACTATCTTTGTATCAAAATATAAGATATTTTTTGGTTTTGCACAGGGCATAAAAAATGTATTATATTTTGTTACGCAGGAAGTATTAAAATCCATCATCGAATAATCTTGTTAAACTGTACATCGAGAATATATGTGTTGTTTAGCGGACCCTTCCATTCTATAAGTATGTTAGGCACAATAAAAAGTTCTGCTATCGGAGTATCCTTGGTGCATGCAGCCTAGTTCGATTAGTCAACTGAGAAACGGGCACGGGTATGCAAAGCATCCTGGAAAAACCCGGGCAAAACATGCACAAAAATCCCAGCATGTTTCTAAAAAGCAAGCTATCACTCCTATCTTTCTCCATCTCTTTCCCCCCTTTTTCTCCCCCGTGTGTATGTATGTGCTAAGCTGCTTTGGGAATATTTTTTTGGAAGCAGCTACATCTCATAAAAAAGTGTCAGATGGTAAGCTGtccacacacgcgcgcgcgcgcgcggCATGTATACGTTTGGTAGAGGGAGCCACGACCACCATGAGCTCGAATAGAATCTGATGCTTCCTACCGGGGGCACTTTCTTTCATTGGTTTTGTCATACAATGTGCGCATTGCTTTTCTGTTTTCTTAAAAAAAAAGAGTGCACATTGCTGCTTTCCTCTCGCGCGTGTATGTTTGTTTTTATTTTGCGGGGATCTCCTAGCTAGTTATGGATTGGTCGTCTTTCACACGCATGTGGTTTCTTTCATCCGATTTGAAAAACTGACAACAACACGGGGAACAAAGAGCCCTTGTAAAACTAAGTGTTACTTTCAAAGTTCCATCCAAGAAAAATAGCACTATATGTGAAATGGTACACCACCTTCCACATCTCGACACTCATCCATTCTTAGTATCTTGTAGTACTAAGAAATAACATGGCAGTCACTCATACGACTGAGCTAGGATTTGTTGTAGATGTTGGCTCCACAGTCCAGAACATTTTCATTGAACAGCATTTCAAACCAAACAAAAGATAAGAAACAAGGGATAATTTTCATTGAACAGCATTTCAAACAAGCACTACATGCTCAGCCTGCTCCTTTTTTTTACCAGTTTCTTCGTTTCTTTGTGTACGCTATGAGTGCACGATCGGGTAGTGCGTATATGCTATGACTCTAAAAATTGTGTTCATGAGTAGCCTAGGGCTGTATGTGATTATAGATACCAAAAATCATTACAACATACGAGTACTAACTATGCAGCACTCTTCGGAGTAGCTTATTAAACACAGGTTCGTAATTAAGAAGACATGCTAGCTATCTAGGCCGGCGGTTAGTGTTGGTTTTTGTTATGTTTGTAGCGAAGTCGGAAACCATGGATGGAGCCTTCGGAGTGGCGAGTGTTGTTGTTTTCTCTGTATTATCTTATCAAGTCGCTTTGACAGCAAGGTACTCCCTAGTGTAGCGCAGAAGAGCTTTTTGAGTGTGTGTATATATAACTATGCAAAGAAGGGTCATATACTCATATATATTTTTGCTTTCGACCAATCTTATCTGGGCTTGATTTTGCTGGTCGATGGATCGATGTTATATCATATCAATCATGACACCTCCACCCAAAACAACCAAAATCTGTT from Triticum urartu cultivar G1812 chromosome 3, Tu2.1, whole genome shotgun sequence encodes:
- the LOC125546317 gene encoding protein SODIUM POTASSIUM ROOT DEFECTIVE 1-like, with product MASLLLKGVHKRLGLPSISISCSSADATNIIASTGAGAIVGSSGRAIDRHSPRLRDPHRSSTSKPPRPSTSSTTKDSALSEDSQHQLHGHGTKKKKKSTTAGAAGISGGTRSSEKRLVSPATSSRFLLNSSRLQSDDLDVLALPPPPPPSFIDAFPGGKGKPPPPSFIDAFPADASLPAPFAKDAPPSTVHQAESSSSGTSSSASPSSEITAVQDTEQHKAAALARSSSTTAAARTTQVVVLRVSLHCKGCAGKVKKHIAKMEGVTSFDIDIPSKKVTVVGDVTPLGVLTSVSKVKPAQFWPSQPCPPRASPSF